In Blastococcus saxobsidens DD2, the genomic stretch TCGGCCCTGCCGCTACGACGTCGTCATCGACACCGGAGGGGACCGGAGCGTCGGCCAGCTGCGCGCTGCCCTCACCTCCACGGGGACCATCGTGATCGTCGGGGGAGAAGGGGGCGGTCAGGTGCTGGGCCTGTCCCGGCAGCTGCAGGCGATCGCGCTGTCCCCGTTCGTCCGTCAGAGACTCGGCGTCGTCTTCTCCAGCCCGCGCCGCACCGACCTCGAACTCCTCGCGGTGATGCTCGCAGACGGCCGCGTGGTACCGGTCGTAGACCGGAGGTTCACCCTCGACGAGGTGCCGGAGGCGATCCGTCACCTGCGAGCTGGCCGCGCACGCGGCAAGGTCGTCATCGTCGTCTGAAGCGGCGGCAACGCAGGGGACGCTGTCGGCTGGGGATGCCGGTGCCGAATCGTTCGTCCAGCGGGCTCTGGTGGGCCTGGGCGATCGGCAAGAGGAGTTCGAGGCTGCGCGTCCGCCTGCTCGTCGGCGGAGCCGGCTGACGCGAGAGAGGGCCGACGCAGGCGACCCCGACCCCCGACCGGCTGCTTCTCGTGCAGTGCATCAGGCCACTACGGTCAGCAGAGCAGCTAACGACGGGGGAGCGTTGATCGTCAAGGGAATCGTCTTCGCTGGGACGGCGACGAGTGCACGCCCGGAGATGCGGCAGTTCCTGCAGGAGGTCCTCGGGATGGTGCCCGCCTCGGTCGAGGGAGTCGAGGCAGACCTTTTCGATCTGCCGGACGGGTCGTCTTTCGCAGTGGCGTCACCGCAGGGCATGGGCGCCATCGACAGGAGCCTGGGCTTCCTGGTCGACGATCTTGATCAGGCGGTAGCGGAGCTCACGTCGGCGGGAGTCACCGTAGACGCACATGTGTCGAGCAACGAGCGCGAGCGTTACGTCCACTTCACGGCCCCCGACGGTCAGGTGTACGAACTCGTCGAACGGCTGTAGCGCGGGGCAATGAGTGAGCAGCCCAGCGGCGCACCATTGTGATTCCCGGGTATGAGGTCCTGGGCTTCGCGCTACAGGGACGGCTGCAGGCACAGTGGTATGAGCATGCTTGTTCGAACGTCCAGCGATACCGGCCCGGCACTGCGCGGTACGGCACCTCAAGTGCCGATGATCTCCAGCATGGCGGCTGCGCCGGTGGCCAGCACTTTGCGCCCGAAGTACGCGTCGCTGGTCATGGAGATATTGGCGTGGCCGAGCTGGTCCGCTGACGTCGGGTCTTGAGCGGCGACCGGGTCGCGAGCGACACCTCAGCCACCTGGGCGAGTTCGACGGCGATCTGGATGGCGGAGTTGCCGCGCCGACGACGACCACGCGCTGTCCGGTGTATGTCTCGGGCCGTTGGTACACGGCTGTGTGCAGCAGCTCGCCGTTGTAAATCCCCATGCCGGGCAGGTCGGGGGCCTGCGGGGCGCCGAACGGCCCGGTCGCGGCGATGACCGCTCAGGCGGTCAGCTGCTCGCCGCCGGTCAGCTCAACGACGAGACCATCGGCGTGCCGGCGGACTGCTGCGACTCAGGAGCCGGTGAGGACCGGAAGTGCGAAGTGGTCGGCGTACTGCCGCAGGTAGGCGGCGGCCTCGTCGCGGTGCGGATACCGCGCCGGGTCGCCGGGGAACGGCAGACCGGGCAGGGCGCAGTACCTGGCCGGGGGGAACAGGGTGAGCGAGTCGTAGGAGGCGCCCACGACCCACGGGGCTGCTCGTCGGCCTCGAGCAGCGTGAAGCTGAGGCCGGTGGTGCGGAGGGCGTGACCGGCGGCCAGTCCGGCCTGGCCGGCGCCGATGACGATGACGTCGTACTCGGGCATGGCGATCCCCAGAGGGCAGCGGTGACGGGTGGGTGGTGGCCCGGCGGCCGGCCGGCCGGTGCGGATGCGGCCGGCCGCCGGGAGCTTGTGCGGTGGGTCAGCGGGCGTCGACGGTGAACGGCACCGTGAGCACGTCGCCGTCCGCGGTGCGGAACTGGCCCCACAGCTGGTAGGTGCCGACGGTGTCGAACTGCGCGTGCACCTTCAGCTCCGGCCCGAACGTGGTGCCCGGCATCGCGAACACGGGCCGACCGCCGCCGTCCTCGACCTCGGC encodes the following:
- a CDS encoding zinc-binding dehydrogenase, which translates into the protein MGTFAVQLATASGATVTGVCSTSKVDLVRSIGAHDVIDYTREDIADRPCRYDVVIDTGGDRSVGQLRAALTSTGTIVIVGGEGGGQVLGLSRQLQAIALSPFVRQRLGVVFSSPRRTDLELLAVMLADGRVVPVVDRRFTLDEVPEAIRHLRAGRARGKVVIVV
- a CDS encoding putative flavin-binding monooxygenase involved in arsenic resistance, with translation MGASYDSLTLFPPARYCALPGLPFPGDPARYPHRDEAAAYLRQYADHFALPVLTGS
- a CDS encoding VOC family protein, which produces MRQFLQEVLGMVPASVEGVEADLFDLPDGSSFAVASPQGMGAIDRSLGFLVDDLDQAVAELTSAGVTVDAHVSSNERERYVHFTAPDGQVYELVERL